The genomic region GGTGCTGCTGGAATAGCCGCCCTGCAGGCTCAGGCTGAGGTCCGGGTAGTACGCCGCCTTGGCAACGCCGATATTGGCGTTGGCGGCGATCACCGAGCGCTCCGCCGAAGCAATGTCGGGGCGGCGTTCGAGCAACTGGGATGGCAGGCTCACCGGTATCTGTGGCAGTGCCGGGATTTCCTTGCTCACGGCCAGGTTGAAGTTGTCCGGGGCTTCCCCGATCAATACGGCGATGGCGTTTTCCAGTTGGGCGCGCTGCCAGATCAGGTCGATCAGACTGGCCTGGGTAGTCTTGAGCTGGGTTTGCGCCTGGGCAATGGCGTCCTTGCCGGCTACACCGGCGCGGTATTGGTTTTCGGTCATCTTCAATGAGCGTTGGTAGGTGTCCAGCGTGGCTTGCAGCAGGCGTGTCTGTTCGTCCATGACCCGCAGTTGCAGGTAGCTTTGCACCAGTTCCGATTGTTGGCTCAGGCGCATCGCGGCCAGATCGGCTGAGCTGGCCTCGGCGCTGGCTTCATTGGCCTCCAGACCACGGCGCAACTTGCCCCAGATATCGGCCTCCCAACTCACGCCCAACTGCGCATTGAGGGTGTCGCGAATACCGCTGCTGGAGCTGCTGAGGCTCGCGCTGCTGCTGCCGGTGCCCTGGCTGGCGCGGGTTTTACCGACGCTCAGGTCGACGCTGGGGTAGAACGCCCCGCGTGAACTGCGCACCAGTGCCTGGGCCTGGCGAAAACGTGCTTCGGCCTGGGCGACGGTCTGGTTGGACGTGTTGAGGCGCACCACCAGGTCATTCAGTTGGCGGTCGCCGTACAGCTCCCACCAGGCTCCGCGGGCCAGGGAGTCACTCGGATTAGCCTGACGCCAGCCTTGGGCTTCCTTGAATTGCGCCGGTTCGATGACCTCCGGACGCTGGTAGTCGGGCCCGATGGCACAGGCGCCGAGCATGACTGCGCACACCATTACGGCCAATGACTTCATGCCATTGCCGAAGATTTTATTTGGGGTTGAATCGGTCATAGCGCAGTGTCCAGGGCAGCATCGGTACGCACGCCGCGCCAGGCGTTGAAACGATGGCGTGCGCGGTCGAGATAGAGGTAGACCACCGGAGTGGTGTAGAGGGTCAGGATCTGGCTGAAAACCAGGCCGCCAATGATGGTCAGGCCCAGGGGGCGACGCATTTCCGCACCATCGCCGGTGCCGAGCAACAATGGCAAGGCGCCGAGGATCGCGGCGAGCGTTGTCATCAGGATCGGTCGCAGACGCAGCAGGCAGGCGCTGCGGATTGATTCCAGCGGGCCCATACCGTCGTTGCGTTCCAGTTGCAGCGCCAGGTCGATCATCAGGATCGCGTTCTTCTTCACCACTCCGATCAGCAGGAACAAGCCCAGCAATGAGATCAGGCTGAACTCGCCCCCCGTCAGGTAGATGGCCAGCATGGCGCCCACCCCGGCCGAAGGCAGCGTCGACAGGATCGTCAGCGGATGGATATAGCTTTCATACAAAATGCCCAGCACCAGGTACACCGCGACCAATGCGCCCAGGATCATGAACGGCTGACCCTTCTGCGTGGCCGCAAAGGCATCGGCGGTGCCGGCCATCTTGGCGATCACATCTTCGGGCAAGCCGACCTTGGCAATCGCCCGCTCGATAGCGGCCGTGCCCTGCTCTACCGTGACGCCGGGGGCCATGTCGAAGGCGATATTCTCCGAAGCGAATTGGCCTTCATGGCTGACGCGATCATCTGCGAGACTGTTTTCATAATGGGCGATGGTCGACAACGGCACCCGCGCACCATCGGCAGTGATCACCTGTACCTGATTGAGGGTGATCGGGTCCTGGGCATATTTGGGGTTGACCTCCATTACCACCTGATACTGGTTGAGGCTGTCGTAGATGGTGGAAATCTGCCGCTGGCTGTAGGCGTTGTTCAGCACGGCGGTGACCATGTTCATGTCGATACCCAGGCGCTTGGCCTGGTCACGGTCGACAATCAGCGTGACCTGGGCCGCGCCCCGACCCTCACGGGCGTCGATGGCGGTCAGCTCCGGCAACTCGCGCATGGCCGCAACCACTTTCGGGTACCACAGGCGCAACGCGGCCAAATCACCACTTTGCAGGATGTAGGAGTACTGCGCGCTGGTCTGGTCGCGGCTGCCACCAAACTGCAGGTCCTGGTCGGCCATCAGGAACAGACGCCCGCCCGGCACCAGCGGCACGTCCTTGCGCAAGCGCTCGATTACCGCCTGGGCGGAGATCTTGCGCTCGCTGATCGGCTTGAGGCGCACCAGCATCACCGCATTGTTGGTGCCGTTGTTGCCGCCGATAAATCCGGCTACGCTGAGCACTGCCGGGTCCTTGAGCACCGCCTGGCGGAAGATCTCCATCTTCGGCTGCATCACGCTGAACGACAGGCCATCGTCGCCACGCACGAAACCGATCAGTTGGCCGGTGTCCTGCTGCGGCATAAAGGTCTTTGGCACCACCACGTACAACGCGACGTTCAAACCAATAGTCAGTAACAGGCTGAGCAGGGTCAGACGCCGATGGCGCAAGATCCAATCCAGGCTGATGGCGTAGCCGGCGACCATACGGTCGTTGATCTTCTGGCTCCAGCGCTGCAAACCGGTCTGCTGGTTTTTGTCGTGGGGCTTGAGCCAGCGGGCGCAGAGCATCGGCGTCAGGGTCAACGAGACGATCAGCGAGACAATGATCGCCGCCGACAAGGTGATGGAAAACTCGCGGAACAGGTTGGTGACAATTCCGCCCATGAACAGGATGGACAGGAACACCGCCACCAGCGACACGTTCATCGACAGCAAGGTAAAGCCGACTTCCTGGGCTCCCAGGTACGCGGCCTTCATCGGCGGCACACCTTCATCGATATGCCGGGAAATGTTCTCCAGCACCACAATGGCGTCGTCCACCACGAGCCCGGTGGCCAGGATCAGCGCCATCAGCGAAAAGTTGTTCAGCGAAAAACCGTACAGGTACATCACCGCAAAGGTGCCCACCAGCGACACTGGCACCGCCAGGGTCGGGATCAGCGAAGCGCGGAAGTTGCCCAGGAACAGGTACACCACCAGGATCACCAGGCCTACGGCAATCAGCAAGGTCATCTCGGCTTCGTGCAGGGTGGCGGCGATCACCGGCGAGCGGTCCATGGCCAGGCTGAGCTTGACGCTGGACGGCAGCACCGCCTGCAACGCTGGCAACTGGGCCTTGATCTGCCTGACCGTCTCGATGATGTTGGCGCCGGACTGGCGGTTGATCACCAGCAGCACCGCCGAGTCATTGTTGAAGAAACCGCTGTTGTAGCGGTCCTCCACGCCATCGGTGATCTTCGCTATGTCCCGCAGGCGCAGGGCCGCGCCATCCTGGTAGCGAATCAACAGCGGCTCGTAGTCCTTGGCCTTTTCCAGTTGGTCGTTGGCCTGGATCTGCCAGTTACGCTCACCGTCCTCCAGGGAACCCTTGGGTCGGCGCTGGTTGGCGTTGGCGATGGTGTTGCGCACATCGTCCAGGGCGACGCCGTACTGGTCGAGGGCCTTGGGCTCCAGCTCGATGCGCACCGCCGGCAGCGAACTGCCGCCGATCTGCACTTCGCCTACGCCGGGTACCTGGGACAGGCTCTGGGACAGGATGGTCGAGGCCAGGTCGTACAACTGGCCCTTCTGCAACACGTCAGAGGTCAGCGACAACACCATAATCGGTGCCTGGGACGGGTTGATCTTCTTGTAGGTCGGCATGCTG from Pseudomonas synxantha harbors:
- a CDS encoding efflux transporter outer membrane subunit, with amino-acid sequence MKSLAVMVCAVMLGACAIGPDYQRPEVIEPAQFKEAQGWRQANPSDSLARGAWWELYGDRQLNDLVVRLNTSNQTVAQAEARFRQAQALVRSSRGAFYPSVDLSVGKTRASQGTGSSSASLSSSSSGIRDTLNAQLGVSWEADIWGKLRRGLEANEASAEASSADLAAMRLSQQSELVQSYLQLRVMDEQTRLLQATLDTYQRSLKMTENQYRAGVAGKDAIAQAQTQLKTTQASLIDLIWQRAQLENAIAVLIGEAPDNFNLAVSKEIPALPQIPVSLPSQLLERRPDIASAERSVIAANANIGVAKAAYYPDLSLSLQGGYSSSTYEDWISLPNRFWSVGPKLAMTLFDGGQRSAEVDRTVASYDETVAKYRQTVLDGFREVENYMVQLKVLADEAVVSNEALESARESLRLTENQYKAGLIAYLDVVTVQATALSNERTVLNLLQSRLVASVQLIAALGGGWDGQTSLAEKE
- a CDS encoding efflux RND transporter permease subunit — protein: MNLSGPFIRRPVATMLLSLAIMLLGGVSFNLLPVSPLPQIDFPVIVVSASLPGASPEVMASSVATPLERSFGSIAGITTMSSSSSQGSTRVILAFDSDRDINGAAREVQAAINASRNLLPSGMRSMPTYKKINPSQAPIMVLSLTSDVLQKGQLYDLASTILSQSLSQVPGVGEVQIGGSSLPAVRIELEPKALDQYGVALDDVRNTIANANQRRPKGSLEDGERNWQIQANDQLEKAKDYEPLLIRYQDGAALRLRDIAKITDGVEDRYNSGFFNNDSAVLLVINRQSGANIIETVRQIKAQLPALQAVLPSSVKLSLAMDRSPVIAATLHEAEMTLLIAVGLVILVVYLFLGNFRASLIPTLAVPVSLVGTFAVMYLYGFSLNNFSLMALILATGLVVDDAIVVLENISRHIDEGVPPMKAAYLGAQEVGFTLLSMNVSLVAVFLSILFMGGIVTNLFREFSITLSAAIIVSLIVSLTLTPMLCARWLKPHDKNQQTGLQRWSQKINDRMVAGYAISLDWILRHRRLTLLSLLLTIGLNVALYVVVPKTFMPQQDTGQLIGFVRGDDGLSFSVMQPKMEIFRQAVLKDPAVLSVAGFIGGNNGTNNAVMLVRLKPISERKISAQAVIERLRKDVPLVPGGRLFLMADQDLQFGGSRDQTSAQYSYILQSGDLAALRLWYPKVVAAMRELPELTAIDAREGRGAAQVTLIVDRDQAKRLGIDMNMVTAVLNNAYSQRQISTIYDSLNQYQVVMEVNPKYAQDPITLNQVQVITADGARVPLSTIAHYENSLADDRVSHEGQFASENIAFDMAPGVTVEQGTAAIERAIAKVGLPEDVIAKMAGTADAFAATQKGQPFMILGALVAVYLVLGILYESYIHPLTILSTLPSAGVGAMLAIYLTGGEFSLISLLGLFLLIGVVKKNAILMIDLALQLERNDGMGPLESIRSACLLRLRPILMTTLAAILGALPLLLGTGDGAEMRRPLGLTIIGGLVFSQILTLYTTPVVYLYLDRARHRFNAWRGVRTDAALDTAL